A window of the Corynebacterium minutissimum genome harbors these coding sequences:
- a CDS encoding FUSC family protein, with translation MGAQESSTSTVKRVRRTTREQLRLVDRSLKSRFTRVRNRLVFMIQCTLGAGLAFYVAHDFFGHEQPFFAPMAVIIILGLSGSDRIKRAVDMAIGGVIGVLVGTLLVDALGTGPIHMTIIIGLALIIGSLVTGSQLVSNQIVIAAILIATILPPAEMGGVSRAIDAIIGAVIGLSMIMLIPNSPLRAGRTEVSKVLGITSSVLVDVSKGLEDNDPDRIQEARDAVRGTQDDINNMLNATKGGAETARLSPFLWGSQRNVRSLERILTPVDNVVRGTRVLSRRALVLAEDDDEATPEQIELIDDISDIMMELSELYSHQSARERRVDEAHAIPDIVHRLRLLAARCSVDMAGEKPVLSAYAVLAQTRSIIVDLLMICGMSRESAVAQLVPTSKHPAYPPEVLEDED, from the coding sequence ATGGGAGCGCAAGAGTCATCGACGAGTACCGTTAAGCGCGTTCGCAGGACTACCCGCGAGCAGCTGCGGCTAGTAGATAGGTCTTTAAAGTCACGCTTTACGCGCGTGCGCAACCGGCTGGTTTTCATGATCCAGTGCACCCTTGGCGCTGGCCTCGCGTTCTATGTAGCGCACGATTTCTTCGGCCACGAGCAGCCCTTCTTCGCCCCGATGGCCGTCATCATCATTCTGGGCCTATCTGGCAGCGACCGCATCAAACGTGCAGTCGACATGGCTATCGGCGGTGTCATCGGCGTTCTCGTGGGTACCTTGCTCGTAGATGCACTTGGCACTGGACCCATTCACATGACCATCATTATTGGTCTGGCGTTGATTATCGGTTCCCTCGTCACCGGCTCGCAGTTGGTGTCTAACCAGATTGTCATTGCCGCCATCCTCATTGCCACGATTTTGCCCCCAGCGGAGATGGGCGGAGTCTCCCGCGCGATTGACGCCATTATCGGTGCGGTTATTGGCCTGTCCATGATCATGCTTATTCCGAATTCGCCTCTGCGAGCAGGCCGAACCGAGGTGTCCAAGGTTTTAGGAATCACGTCATCGGTGCTTGTCGATGTGTCGAAAGGCCTCGAAGATAACGATCCGGATCGCATCCAGGAGGCACGTGATGCTGTACGCGGCACTCAGGATGACATAAACAACATGCTCAACGCTACGAAAGGTGGTGCGGAGACCGCACGCCTATCACCATTCCTGTGGGGCTCGCAGCGCAACGTCCGCTCCTTGGAGCGTATTCTCACTCCCGTCGATAACGTTGTCCGCGGCACCCGTGTGCTGTCCCGCCGTGCGCTCGTCCTGGCTGAAGATGATGATGAAGCAACCCCGGAGCAGATCGAGCTTATCGACGACATCTCGGACATCATGATGGAACTCTCGGAGCTCTATAGCCACCAATCCGCACGGGAACGCCGCGTGGATGAAGCCCACGCCATCCCCGACATCGTCCACCGCCTGCGCCTGCTAGCGGCACGCTGCTCTGTTGACATGGCGGGGGAGAAGCCGGTTCTATCCGCTTATGCGGTGCTGGCACAAACGCGCTCCATCATCGTGGACTTGCTCATGATTTGTGGCATGTCTCGCGAATCCGCGGTGGCGCAGCTAGTGCCCACGTCGAAGCACCCGGCCTACCCACCGGAGGTGCTGGAGGACGAAGATTAA
- the fbaA gene encoding class II fructose-bisphosphate aldolase, whose amino-acid sequence MPIATPEVYNQMLDTAKKGGFAFPAINCTSSETINAALRGFAEAESDGIIQFSTGGAEFGSGLSVKNKVAGARALAAFAHEAAQHYGINVALHTDHCQKEVLDEYVRPLIALSQERVDRGELPLFQSHMWDGSAIPIDENLEIAQELLEKAKNANIILEVEIGVVGGEEDGVQAKAGANLYTSPEDFEKTIDALGTGEKGRYLLAATFGNVHGVYKPGNVKLRPEVLDEGQKVATKKLGLEDGAQPFDFVFHGGSGSEKEKIEEALRYGVIKMNVDTDTQYAFTNPVARHMFANYDGVFKIDGEVGNKKVYDPRSYMKKAEQAMADRVVEACQDLHSVGKTVSK is encoded by the coding sequence ATGCCAATCGCAACCCCTGAGGTCTATAACCAGATGCTCGATACCGCCAAGAAGGGCGGCTTCGCATTCCCAGCCATCAACTGCACCTCCTCCGAAACCATCAATGCAGCACTCCGCGGCTTCGCTGAGGCTGAGTCTGACGGCATCATCCAGTTCTCCACCGGCGGTGCCGAGTTCGGTTCCGGCCTGTCCGTGAAGAACAAGGTTGCCGGTGCAAGGGCACTCGCTGCCTTCGCTCACGAAGCAGCACAGCACTACGGCATCAACGTTGCGCTGCACACTGACCACTGCCAGAAGGAAGTTCTGGATGAGTACGTGCGCCCGCTCATCGCCCTCTCCCAGGAGCGCGTAGACCGCGGCGAGCTGCCGTTGTTCCAGTCCCACATGTGGGATGGCTCCGCTATCCCGATCGATGAGAACCTGGAAATCGCTCAGGAGCTGCTGGAGAAGGCTAAGAACGCCAACATCATTCTCGAGGTTGAGATTGGCGTTGTCGGTGGCGAAGAGGACGGCGTTCAGGCTAAGGCTGGCGCTAACCTCTACACCTCCCCGGAGGACTTCGAGAAGACCATCGATGCCCTCGGCACCGGTGAGAAGGGCCGCTACCTGCTGGCCGCTACCTTCGGCAACGTCCATGGCGTGTACAAGCCGGGCAACGTGAAGCTGCGTCCGGAGGTTCTGGATGAGGGCCAGAAGGTTGCCACCAAGAAGCTTGGCCTTGAGGACGGCGCCCAGCCGTTCGACTTTGTCTTCCACGGTGGCTCCGGCTCCGAGAAGGAGAAGATCGAGGAGGCTCTGCGTTACGGCGTTATCAAGATGAACGTTGACACCGATACCCAGTACGCCTTCACCAACCCGGTCGCTCGCCACATGTTCGCCAACTACGATGGCGTCTTCAAGATTGACGGCGAGGTTGGTAACAAGAAGGTCTACGACCCGCGTTCCTACATGAAGAAGGCAGAGCAGGCTATGGCTGACCGCGTGGTCGAGGCCTGCCAGGACCTGCACTCTGTGGGCAAGACCGTCTCTAAGTAA